One window of Bacteroidota bacterium genomic DNA carries:
- a CDS encoding lactoylglutathione lyase, translating to MEAEFILFVQDQQLSRDFYAAILDQNPSLDVPGMTEFDLGPGCKLGLMPANGIAKIITPTTPHPFDGQGIPRCELYLLVENASTYCQRATEAGAVVVSELAPRNWGHSVAYFADWDGHILAIAERM from the coding sequence ATGGAAGCCGAATTCATCCTCTTCGTTCAGGATCAGCAGCTTAGCCGTGATTTCTACGCCGCCATCTTGGACCAAAATCCAAGTCTGGACGTGCCTGGCATGACCGAATTTGACCTTGGGCCAGGATGCAAGTTGGGTTTGATGCCTGCGAATGGAATTGCAAAAATCATCACGCCGACGACGCCACATCCTTTTGATGGTCAGGGCATTCCACGATGCGAATTGTATTTGTTGGTGGAGAATGCTTCAACCTATTGCCAACGCGCCACGGAAGCCGGAGCTGTCGTTGTAAGCGAATTGGCTCCGAGAAATTGGGGGCATTCGGTGGCGTATTTTGCGGATTGGGACGGCCACATTTTGGCGATTGCGGAGCGAATGTAG